The DNA window AAAAAATTGCGGAAAAATTTACGAACATGTATAAAATTAGTTATAATAATGGAGACAATTTTAATATTTTGAGAAAATATATAGAAATTTCAGAAAAAAGTATCGATTCCCATAACGTCAAGTTTGGTGTCAGCATATTAGATAAGATTAGAAAAAGTGTATCAGAAGAGCTAAAAGTAATAAATTACGAACTGATAAAAGATATTTCAAAGCTTGAAGACATCTTGCTTTTTTTCGAAAATATCTCTTTTTGGTTGCGAGCTCTCACACTTTACATAATTGACCGTTACGAACACCGTATAATAACTAAGAACGAAAGTGACTGGCTAATGAATATTATCATTAAGATTTTACGTGATCTATGGGCTAACTTGGTAATTGGCCTGTATCCGTTTTATTCCAATCAAGAAACTGAAGAAAAACTTGAACGTTGTTTAAATCGATGCTTAATCGAATTAGAGACGATAGTAGGGAAACTCAAAACCGTTCCAGATTTAGAGGATAATTTGAGTAATTTTCTGAACGTTATACCATTTAGACAAATTGAAGACTTAGCAAGTAAAAATAAGAAACTAGAACACATTGCCGAACGTGTCAAAAAGTTAAAAAGCCCGTAACAGTATCATATATGTTTATTGATGTTCTTTTTAGTTCTAATTGAAAATTTACACTCGAAAATCTAGCAAATGCTATATTACTATCTCACCAACCTTCTCAGTTTCAGGTTCTTCTATCTCCAGAATTCTCCTCAAAGCTCTTTCATCGAGCTCATTAACGAGAGTCTTAATTGCTTCCACAGCCCTTTCGTACTGCTTCCTGTAAATCTCCTCGTTTTGCCTGAGAAATGTTACAAGTGAGCATATTGACTCCTTTTTGAGATATATCTCAATTTTACCCTCCCTCAGGTCGAAGGTGAAAGGTCCTGCAACGCAGGTTTCGGGCTTGATGCCGTGAATCAGGCATTTCCTCTCTTTCTCATCAAAAAACACGCAGTAGCCATTTTCCTTCACCTTTGGATGTGTGTATTCTTCAAAATCGAACAGCTCTAAGCTTATTCCAGAGTCCAGCAGAATTCTCAGCCTCCTCTCAGTAATTGGAGGTTTGGCATCGATGCAGCACTTCCCACCACACTCAAAGCAGATTTCGTAAAAGTCAGTCATACATACACCTCATTCCTTTCAAGACATTTTGAAAGTTCCTCGCACACGCCAATAATTTCTTTTCTACTGATGTCGCCCATGTTCATGAGAATCGATTCACCCAAGCTACCCTCCTTGATTCTCAGCTTGACGATCTTGAGATATTTTTTCTCCTCATCGTCCGCATTCTCTTTTGCTTTTCTAAATAGTTCCTTCAACTCGGATTTGAGCTCTGCAGTTCCGCTCCTTATCGCACTGTCGAGTTTCTCGATCAGTTTCTCCCTTGGCAATTCTTCTATTTCAGCCCTTAGAATTGCCCTAATGAAAGCAGTGAGAGCCACGTCGCTCTTTATACACTCCTGCTCGTCCATCACTTTTATTTCAAGGCATTTCCTGCTGAACCTAACTATGACTCCCCTCGAATTCACCCACTCACGACAGAGTACATGAGCGTCTCTTTTCCTCAGCTCCTCATAAATTCGCTCGAGAATTTTCCTGTACTCTCTTAAACTTGCTATCTTTTCTGGAATTACATCGTTGCATATTAGCGGTATTTCCTTCTGATTGATCCTGTAAAAATTGAGTCTTGTGTCGATGTAGTACGGCATCCCCTCGCATATTGGTGAGGCAGAGGCGATGGCAGCGATGTATGGAATGAGAATTCTCAACTTGTTGTGAAGCTCGACAGCCTCTCTTTCCGACGAATACGAGATATTGAGCTGAAAGCTCTGAATGTTAAGCCAGCCATGCTGTTTTATATTGAAAATCCTGTCGTAAGCTTCGTATATCTTCCTGTCCCTGTGATCCCACACTTTCGCATTTTCGAGCTTTAATAAAGGGTGCATCCCCAGTCCTAAAAGCTTGCAGCCGTCCATAACGCTAAGAAGTTCCTCAACACCTTCCTGCATTACCTCCTCAAACTCAGAAAGTTCTTCAAAGGGTTTTACGGGTTTTAATTCGATGACGTGCTTTTGCAGTTCCTTGCCAATAATTACCCTTCCAATGACAGCTTCATTTGCAATCCTTCCTCTTATTTTCCTGATTATTTGATCTGAAATCGGCAAAGGATTGAAGTTTTCATCATTTATCGAAAACTCGTGCTCAGGGCCAAGCATAAAATCACCCAGTCAAATAAAGCATGGTTGCACCTATTAGCACAGTCAAAAAAGTTAAAGGCGCACCAACTTTAAGGTATTCGAAGAAGTTGACGGTTATTCCATGCTTTTCTGCATTCTCCACAACTATCAAATTTGCAACACTTCCTATAATTGTCAGATTTCCAGCAAATGTTGAGGACATGGCTAAAATGTACCACAAATTACCGTTTGCAGCCTGAACTGCGGGAAGAACCATCATAACGAACGGAACGTTGCTCACAAGATTGCTACCCACTACTGTCAGGAAGCTCATCCAATAATATGACGTAAGACTATCCTCATAGCTCAGCATGGATACCAGATAGTCTCCGTAGGCTTTCTCGAAACCGTGCATGACTATGAAGAGATTGCAAAAGAGAAGCAGCAAACTCCAGTCAACTCTTTCCAGAGCTTCCTTTGGCTTTATTCCTCCTATTGCAAAAATCGTAGCAGCACCAATTAATGCTGCGAGCGAGATAGGATAAACTTCGGTTATAAACAGGAGTAGCACGAGCATGAACACAGCTAAACTTTTAGCAGTCAGTTTTCTGTCAAGGCTGATCTCAATCTCTACAGCCCTGAAATTATTCAACTCTTTCCTGTAGATTAAATAGATGACCGCATAAGTCACAAAAAGCCCAGTAATACTTACCGGAAGCATTTTTGCAGCAAATTCGATGAATCCAACGCCTGACTTCATACCGATAAGCATGTTTTGCGGATTGCCAACAATCGTTGCAGCACTTCCGATGTTTGCGGAGGTCGCTAAAGCTATGAGCAAAGGCACGGGATTTATTCCCGACGCCAAAGCCAACCTCACAACGACAGGAGTCACATGAAGACGCATATCGTGTCGTTTACGAAGAAGGCTGATAGAAAGCCAGCCAAAAAAACTATGGTGAAAAGCAACCTCTTCCCATTTCCAGAAAACCTCATGATTTTGTAAGCGAGATAATCGAAAAATCCTGCGATGCCAAGATAAGCTGTTAGAACCATCATCCCAAAAAGTAAAATTATCGTGTTGTAGTCTATCGCACTAACAGCCTCATCGAGGCTCAAAACACCGAAAGCAAGCATTAAAGCGGCTCCGATTGTAGATGCTGCGGGCCTATCTATTCTGCTGTAGATATTTTGCAATGAGATGAGAGCGTAAGTTAGGATGAATATCAAAAGCTCGATCAAAAAATCACCTCCGTAAGGGTTCTAAACGTTTTATCTTAACTTGGTTAGCTAATACCCAGCCTAACCCTGACGTAATCGAAAATCACCTTTGGAACGTTTATGCCGGTTGCTTTTTCGAAGCCTTCAAATCCTGGAGATGAGTTTACCTCACACACCATGTAGCTATCTCCATTGAAAAGAACGTCCACGCCAGCTATATCCAAGCCCAGCAATTTCGCAGACTCAACAGCAAGCCATTCAACAGCAGGATTTAGATTAAATGGAGATACTTCCCCTCCTGATGAAAAATTAGCCTTGAACTTCTCTCCCTTAGCTTTTCTGAGCATTGCACCGATTGCTCTTCCACCTACAACAAAAACACGGATATCCCTCCCTTTACTTGATGAGACAAACTCCTGAATAATCAAATTAACTTTTGGGTCCTTTGAAATTTCCAGTAAACCTAAAAGATCTTCTAGCTGAGCTCTGTTCTCGCAGAGGAAAACGCCTTTTCCATGGGAGCCGGAGACAGTCTTTACTATTAGGGGATAGTTAAACTCCTTCTCAACTATGTCAACATTCAGAGGAAACTTGGCAAGCATGGTTTTGGGGATCGGAATGTTATTTGCAGCGAGTATTTGGAGGGTAGCAAGTTTATCCTTAGCGGCTTCTATGCTCTGACTTGAATTAAGAACGAAAACACCAAGTTTTTCGAGATGTCTTATCACGGCCAAGGCAAAGTAAGTTGTGCCCGCGCCCATTCTTGGAATCAGACAGTCCGGCAAGTCCGATGGACTGCCGTTGAAAAATAAACTCCTCCCCTCCCTCGTAACGATTATATCAAATTCTTCTGGTGCAACCAATTGAAGCTCAATTCCCATCTTCTCCGCTTCTTCTTGAAAACGCCTATTTTCATACGATTTGAAATTCTTCTCTTTCGCGAGAATCCAAACCCTCATAGCTATCCCCAACCGAGTCATTTTATTTTAGGTCTGCTTCCGCACGTAATCTTCCACACTATTTTCGAACATTATTTGAGATTCGGAAGGTGTCGGAATTCTCTGAAACGCATCATTTGCAAACCAGTTAAAATTAAACCATCTTAGCTGAGGATTCATGTGAGGTAAATGCATGTACATCATGAGGGTTTGAACATCTTTGATAACCGCATGCTTAATCTCGTTTTTAACAATTTTTTCGCTTAAAGCATTGTCTTCATTGAAGAATCCGATAATCTTCGCAGCTACGATCGAAAGGATTGACGAGATTAAGAAAAGGAAGTCGTAGGATGCCAGATGAATAGCGGGAATTTCTACATGACCCAAAGAGGATTCAATGTCTATTTTCAGTGTAAAATTTGTTGAGAGGAGGAAAGAGGCAATTAAACCTCCGCTTATTGATCCCGCAGCTGCGAAAATCGATGCCATCGCGTTGTTTATTGCATAATACGAAGCTGATGAGCCCTTAGGAGTTATCTTCGCGATCATGTTCATGAACGCTATAGGTGGAACAGACGAATAGAATCCGTCAAGCATGTAGATTAAAATTAATAGCAATGGTGTGAGTGGATGCTTTTCTGGCATCGTTGTGAATGTAAATAGCAAGGCTGCCAAGGAAAACGAAACGAAAGATAGGGTAGCCACAGGCTTATTTCCGAATCTATCCATAATTCCACCAGAAATTCTAAGGAAGTACATTGAACTTATCTGACTTAGAGACGCGAGCGCAATAACAACCCATACTGGGTATTTTAAAACTGTGATGACGTAAACCGAGAAGAATGGTAGGGCCATTTCTGAAGCGAATTTCCAGATCGATAGGGCGGAAGTTAGCTTTAAAAAGTTTGAATTCTTAAGCGGTTCTGTTAAGCTTCTTCTTCCTCTACACTCAACCTCCACATCGTCAATCCCCTTTATGAAATACACACTTACCATTCCGGCAGCGAATGCTGTCAGAAAGAGAATTGAAAACGTTAGCTCTCCGATAGCGTTAAAGAGGACGCTAAATGCTAAAACGATAAACAGCGCTACAAACTTACCGTAGGCAATTCTTTTCGAGTAGAACTCACCCCTGATGTGGTCGGGAATTAGATCACGCATCCAAGAGCTCCAAGAGACTGCGGAAACTTCTTTGAAAACGTTGTAGATTGCGAAAAACACTACAAATATTAGAACGTTGGAGTGAAGATTGACGAGTAGTGTAACTCCAATTGCGAGTAGTGAAATTCTGGAGATCACGTTTGCAAGCAGTGAAATTCTTTTTCTGCTGAACCTTTCAGCAATGAGAGCTGAAGGTATTTGTACTAGCTGAGAAATGTAGGATATAGCCACTACGAAACCTACCAAAACCGGTGGGGCGTTAATCGATGCAAGATATGAACTGATTACCGAAACTGTCAACAGTGAAAACATAACCTGCGATGCTATCCCATCCATCAAAAGGTTTCTGAGGCTTTTATTCAAGTTAACTCCGCACTCTTTTCCCATACGGGTCTCTCCCAAAACATAGCACAGTTTTCAGTATTTAGAACTGGCGGTAAGCAGTTTATCACGAATTTTAAGAATTTTCTACAGGGTAAACTTGAATACATCGCAAGAGAAAAATAATCATAATATTAATATATAATAAAAAATATTATTTCTTTTCGAACTATTCTTTGGGCTTTTTAGATTTCTTCTCCTTTTTCTTTCCCTTCTTTTCTTCTTCAGCCATCCTATTTCACCTTGCTTTTTGTTGCTTCGACGGCTATATATCTCAATATTCTCAAAAACAGAAAGCTTTTTGTGAATTTAAAGCAACGAAGTTCTGTGCCGAAAAAGAAAGTCGATAAGCATAGCATAATGTGCAAAATAATAGAGTTCGCTGAAAAAAGCGAAGAGATTACCGTGTACAACATGGTAAAAAAGCTCAGAGAAATCGGAGTGGACGTTGAAGAAGAAACTGTTAGGAGGACTCTAAAGGAGCTGGAAAAATTTGGCATTTTGAAGTTTAAAGAAACTTGTATTGGCAGAACG is part of the Ferroglobus placidus DSM 10642 genome and encodes:
- a CDS encoding glutamate-cysteine ligase family protein encodes the protein MLGPEHEFSINDENFNPLPISDQIIRKIRGRIANEAVIGRVIIGKELQKHVIELKPVKPFEELSEFEEVMQEGVEELLSVMDGCKLLGLGMHPLLKLENAKVWDHRDRKIYEAYDRIFNIKQHGWLNIQSFQLNISYSSEREAVELHNKLRILIPYIAAIASASPICEGMPYYIDTRLNFYRINQKEIPLICNDVIPEKIASLREYRKILERIYEELRKRDAHVLCREWVNSRGVIVRFSRKCLEIKVMDEQECIKSDVALTAFIRAILRAEIEELPREKLIEKLDSAIRSGTAELKSELKELFRKAKENADDEEKKYLKIVKLRIKEGSLGESILMNMGDISRKEIIGVCEELSKCLERNEVYV
- a CDS encoding MFS transporter; this translates as MFSLLTVSVISSYLASINAPPVLVGFVVAISYISQLVQIPSALIAERFSRKRISLLANVISRISLLAIGVTLLVNLHSNVLIFVVFFAIYNVFKEVSAVSWSSWMRDLIPDHIRGEFYSKRIAYGKFVALFIVLAFSVLFNAIGELTFSILFLTAFAAGMVSVYFIKGIDDVEVECRGRRSLTEPLKNSNFLKLTSALSIWKFASEMALPFFSVYVITVLKYPVWVVIALASLSQISSMYFLRISGGIMDRFGNKPVATLSFVSFSLAALLFTFTTMPEKHPLTPLLLILIYMLDGFYSSVPPIAFMNMIAKITPKGSSASYYAINNAMASIFAAAGSISGGLIASFLLSTNFTLKIDIESSLGHVEIPAIHLASYDFLFLISSILSIVAAKIIGFFNEDNALSEKIVKNEIKHAVIKDVQTLMMYMHLPHMNPQLRWFNFNWFANDAFQRIPTPSESQIMFENSVEDYVRKQT
- a CDS encoding SLC13 family permease; translated protein: MIELLIFILTYALISLQNIYSRIDRPAASTIGAALMLAFGVLSLDEAVSAIDYNTIILLFGMMVLTAYLGIAGFFDYLAYKIMRFSGNGKRLLFTIVFLAGFLSAFFVNDTICVFM
- a CDS encoding ATP-grasp domain-containing protein; the protein is MRVWILAKEKNFKSYENRRFQEEAEKMGIELQLVAPEEFDIIVTREGRSLFFNGSPSDLPDCLIPRMGAGTTYFALAVIRHLEKLGVFVLNSSQSIEAAKDKLATLQILAANNIPIPKTMLAKFPLNVDIVEKEFNYPLIVKTVSGSHGKGVFLCENRAQLEDLLGLLEISKDPKVNLIIQEFVSSSKGRDIRVFVVGGRAIGAMLRKAKGEKFKANFSSGGEVSPFNLNPAVEWLAVESAKLLGLDIAGVDVLFNGDSYMVCEVNSSPGFEGFEKATGINVPKVIFDYVRVRLGIS
- a CDS encoding YkgJ family cysteine cluster protein; protein product: MTDFYEICFECGGKCCIDAKPPITERRLRILLDSGISLELFDFEEYTHPKVKENGYCVFFDEKERKCLIHGIKPETCVAGPFTFDLREGKIEIYLKKESICSLVTFLRQNEEIYRKQYERAVEAIKTLVNELDERALRRILEIEEPETEKVGEIVI
- a CDS encoding SLC13 family permease, with protein sequence MRLHVTPVVVRLALASGINPVPLLIALATSANIGSAATIVGNPQNMLIGMKSGVGFIEFAAKMLPVSITGLFVTYAVIYLIYRKELNNFRAVEIEISLDRKLTAKSLAVFMLVLLLFITEVYPISLAALIGAATIFAIGGIKPKEALERVDWSLLLLFCNLFIVMHGFEKAYGDYLVSMLSYEDSLTSYYWMSFLTVVGSNLVSNVPFVMMVLPAVQAANGNLWYILAMSSTFAGNLTIIGSVANLIVVENAEKHGITVNFFEYLKVGAPLTFLTVLIGATMLYLTG